In a genomic window of Candidatus Omnitrophota bacterium:
- the fmt gene encoding methionyl-tRNA formyltransferase, with amino-acid sequence MKIIFFGSSHFAVLSLQALIESKHEVACVVTQPDKQKGRHLHFTGTDLKDTALQAKLKIFQPEDINSKESLKFLKNLEADLFVIIAYGQILSQEVLDIPKIMPINIHASLLPRYRGAAPINWAIINGEKKSGITIIYVTPKLDSGPVILQEEVKIEDKDTAVSLEEKLSLAGAKLLEQTLVKIDNRDYRLIDQDEAKVIFAPKMKKEVGLIDWDTSAADIHNQIRGVLPWPGAFTSLRGKMLKIFQAEILPIFPNHQPCPGEVVRADKAGIVVACGRGFLKINELQLEAGKRMSAQNFIIGHKLSIGDILGK; translated from the coding sequence ATGAAAATAATATTTTTCGGAAGTTCACATTTCGCGGTTCTTTCATTGCAAGCTTTGATCGAAAGCAAGCATGAGGTTGCCTGCGTAGTTACCCAGCCGGATAAGCAAAAAGGAAGGCACCTGCATTTTACCGGCACAGACCTAAAGGATACCGCGCTCCAGGCAAAGCTTAAAATCTTCCAGCCGGAAGATATTAATAGCAAAGAAAGCCTAAAGTTCTTAAAAAACCTTGAGGCGGATCTTTTTGTAATTATTGCCTACGGCCAGATATTGTCCCAGGAGGTTTTGGATATTCCCAAAATTATGCCGATTAATATCCACGCTTCGCTCCTGCCGCGTTACCGGGGAGCGGCGCCGATTAACTGGGCGATAATCAACGGAGAAAAAAAGAGCGGGATTACGATAATCTATGTAACCCCGAAGCTGGATTCCGGGCCGGTTATTCTGCAGGAAGAGGTAAAAATCGAGGATAAAGATACAGCGGTAAGTTTAGAGGAGAAACTAAGCCTTGCGGGGGCGAAACTTTTAGAACAGACGCTGGTTAAAATTGATAATCGGGATTATCGTTTAATCGATCAGGACGAAGCTAAGGTTATTTTTGCCCCGAAGATGAAAAAGGAGGTTGGTTTAATCGATTGGGATACTTCGGCTGCGGATATTCATAATCAGATCAGGGGCGTATTACCCTGGCCGGGAGCATTTACCAGTTTGCGCGGAAAAATGCTAAAAATATTCCAGGCGGAAATCCTTCCGATATTCCCCAATCATCAACCATGTCCCGGTGAGGTGGTCAGGGCCGACAAGGCCGGTATCGTGGTAGCTTGCGGCCGCGGGTTTTTAAAGATCAATGAGCTGCAGTTAGAAGCGGGCAAACGGATGAGCGCGCAAAATTTTATTATCGGCCATAAACTTTCCATAGGGGATATCCTAGGTAAATAA
- a CDS encoding DegT/DnrJ/EryC1/StrS family aminotransferase, with protein MKIPALDLKKQIAPIRQEIDAAIKEVIDDTSFILGEAVARFEQHVVEYSKAKYAIGVSNGTDAISLSLLALGIKPGDGVICPSFTYYATAGAVASIGARPVFADIDYDTYNISLKSVEKILSKKNKLKVKAIIPVHLYGQCADMDGILKLARKCKLKVIEDTAQAFGAEHRGQKAGTLGDCGTVSFYPGKNIGAFGDAGLILTNNKGVAEKLKILRNQGNKNKYYHLVLGRNNRMDTIQAVVLDVKLKHLDGWNRKRQEVAQYYNRNLAGLNLNLPFLPEYTTHIYHQYVLRAPASNKKFIDYLQAKGIDSRVFYPVPLHLQKCFKYLRYKAGDFPEAEKAAKQTFTLPIYPELTQKEKDYIVAQVETVSSLSPKQFRS; from the coding sequence ATGAAAATACCGGCACTAGACTTAAAAAAACAAATTGCCCCGATCCGCCAGGAGATCGATGCGGCAATCAAAGAGGTAATTGATGATACCAGTTTTATCTTGGGGGAAGCAGTGGCCAGATTTGAACAGCATGTTGTGGAGTATTCAAAAGCAAAATACGCGATTGGTGTTTCAAACGGCACGGATGCCATTTCGCTCTCTTTGCTTGCTTTGGGAATTAAACCCGGGGACGGGGTAATCTGCCCAAGTTTTACCTATTATGCTACCGCAGGCGCGGTGGCAAGTATCGGGGCGCGTCCGGTTTTTGCGGATATAGATTACGATACCTATAATATTTCGCTCAAGAGTGTTGAGAAAATATTATCCAAGAAGAATAAATTAAAAGTTAAGGCGATTATCCCGGTGCACCTTTACGGACAGTGCGCGGATATGGATGGAATTTTGAAATTAGCGCGTAAGTGTAAATTAAAAGTTATTGAAGATACTGCGCAGGCCTTCGGCGCAGAGCACAGGGGGCAAAAAGCAGGGACGCTTGGTGATTGCGGCACGGTGAGTTTTTATCCGGGGAAAAATATCGGCGCATTTGGCGATGCCGGATTAATTTTGACGAATAATAAAGGGGTGGCAGAAAAATTAAAGATTTTGCGGAATCAGGGGAATAAAAATAAATATTATCATCTGGTTTTGGGCCGGAATAACCGCATGGATACAATTCAAGCGGTGGTGCTGGATGTTAAGTTAAAGCATCTGGATGGATGGAATAGAAAGAGGCAGGAGGTTGCCCAATATTATAATAGGAATTTGGCAGGCCTTAATCTTAATTTGCCGTTTCTGCCTGAATATACCACGCATATTTATCATCAATATGTCCTGAGGGCTCCGGCTTCAAATAAAAAATTTATTGACTATTTGCAGGCAAAAGGAATTGACTCGCGCGTATTTTATCCTGTTCCGCTGCATTTACAGAAGTGCTTTAAATATTTAAGGTATAAGGCAGGAGATTTCCCGGAAGCGGAAAAGGCGGCAAAGCAGACATTTACTTTACCGATTTATCCTGAATTGACACAGAAAGAAAAAGATTATATTGTTGCCCAAGTCGAAACTGTTTCCTCTTTGAGTCCGAAACAGTTTCGGAGCTAA
- a CDS encoding DUF4931 domain-containing protein, translating into MPELRKDPVIGRWVIIATERARRPDQFAGKLEDQEDQKPCPFCEGQETRTPSEIYAIRPHHSTRNGPGWDLRVVPSISPFLRVEGDLERRGNGLYDVMNGIGAHEIVIESSQHIANMADLSEEQIAKVLNCYAERIVDLEKDSRLKYVLVFKNYGIGSGGTEIKHSRSQLIATPVNPKRVKEELAGARLYYEYHERCVFCDLIKQELAEKERVIADFDGFVAVSPFAARFPFETWILPKQHCCDYTCMDASSRKNLARVLKAVLLRLKIGLNDPDYNYVIHTAPFRRQKIGYWKTIDLDYHWHIEIMPRLTKVAGFEWGTGFYICPLPPEETAKFLREVQI; encoded by the coding sequence ATGCCAGAATTAAGGAAAGATCCAGTTATCGGTAGGTGGGTGATTATTGCCACTGAGCGGGCTCGCCGTCCGGACCAATTCGCCGGTAAGCTTGAAGACCAGGAGGACCAGAAGCCCTGTCCGTTTTGTGAAGGCCAGGAAACCAGGACGCCTTCTGAAATTTACGCCATTCGCCCGCATCATTCTACTCGCAACGGCCCGGGTTGGGACTTGCGGGTTGTGCCCAGCATATCCCCTTTCTTGAGGGTTGAAGGCGACCTGGAAAGGCGCGGAAACGGCCTTTATGACGTGATGAATGGCATCGGCGCCCATGAAATTGTAATCGAAAGCAGCCAGCATATCGCCAATATGGCGGATTTAAGCGAAGAGCAGATTGCTAAAGTGCTTAACTGCTATGCGGAAAGAATAGTTGATTTGGAGAAGGATAGCCGGCTTAAATATGTCCTGGTATTTAAAAATTATGGCATCGGCAGCGGCGGCACAGAGATCAAACATTCGCGTTCGCAGTTAATTGCCACCCCGGTTAACCCCAAACGCGTAAAAGAGGAACTGGCCGGCGCCCGCCTTTATTATGAATATCATGAGCGTTGCGTGTTCTGTGATTTGATCAAACAGGAATTGGCGGAAAAAGAAAGGGTGATTGCGGATTTCGATGGATTTGTCGCGGTCAGCCCGTTTGCGGCGCGTTTTCCTTTTGAAACCTGGATTTTACCTAAACAGCATTGTTGCGATTATACTTGTATGGACGCCTCATCCAGAAAAAATCTTGCCCGGGTGCTTAAAGCTGTCCTTTTAAGGTTAAAAATAGGGTTAAATGACCCGGATTATAATTATGTGATCCATACCGCCCCTTTCCGCCGGCAAAAAATCGGCTATTGGAAAACTATAGATCTGGATTACCATTGGCACATCGAGATTATGCCGCGTTTAACTAAGGTGGCGGGTTTTGAATGGGGCACGGGTTTTTATATTTGCCCGCTTCCTCCCGAAGAGACGGCTAAATTCTTAAGAGAGGTGCAAATTTAA
- the priA gene encoding primosomal protein N' gives MLYAKVVLGLPIDGPFDYLIPADLENKISVGARAWVNFRNKKEVAYVVGLSNKTKIKKIKEISALIGQSPILDEKMLLLTRRLAEYYCCSWGEAIETALPDEIRKGKINGTVSIFPQSSSRKIETVPSFVQGQDRMPVYLREIKEVQAQKRSAIVLFSDISEAERAKKLIEKDLGIEVFLTFRKQPKELEVWEKIRQAQYCVVIGTRSTIFSPVNDLGLIIVDQEDDRVYKQEQAPHYHAREVALMRAQIQGAKVILASHSLSLESFYLAQKENLKREIIPSKKAYPQVKIIDVRRLAYAQRKSKSLFSKFLADAIYAQLGEKGKILLVINRTGFATAAACHNCGAALKCPRCNINLVFHFEEDKLRCHHCNFKMEAPKICPSCNTGYIKYSGIGTEKVESELARIFPQARIKIIGEAKEGINLLDADIFVATGSVVKQQGTLNFDLIGVLAIDNSLNRVDFRAAEKTFSLLAGLVSLTSKTMIIQSANANHHCFQALVKNDPQLFYREELKQRKQLELAPFKHMILLKARGSGLEKVKQAAADLFEKLNGLKSNSIKILSLNPGQPPKLRGNFYYQILMRASSAEKASHFLKLHLKEWHYSGIIVSVDLDPV, from the coding sequence GTGTTATATGCTAAGGTTGTATTAGGCCTGCCTATTGATGGTCCGTTTGACTACCTCATCCCGGCTGATTTGGAAAATAAGATTTCTGTCGGAGCAAGGGCCTGGGTAAATTTCCGCAACAAAAAAGAAGTAGCCTACGTCGTCGGTTTAAGCAATAAAACTAAAATTAAGAAAATAAAAGAAATTTCGGCGCTCATCGGCCAGTCGCCTATTTTAGATGAAAAGATGCTTTTATTGACCAGGAGGCTGGCGGAATATTATTGTTGTTCTTGGGGGGAGGCAATTGAAACCGCGCTTCCGGATGAGATCAGGAAAGGCAAAATAAATGGGACCGTTTCTATTTTTCCCCAGTCCAGTTCTAGAAAAATAGAAACGGTCCCTAGTTTTGTTCAGGGCCAGGATAGGATGCCGGTTTATTTAAGGGAGATTAAAGAGGTTCAGGCGCAGAAGCGTTCAGCGATTGTTTTGTTCAGTGATATTTCGGAGGCAGAAAGAGCCAAGAAGTTAATTGAAAAAGATTTAGGTATAGAGGTTTTTTTGACATTCCGCAAGCAGCCAAAAGAGCTGGAGGTATGGGAAAAAATCAGGCAGGCCCAGTATTGCGTTGTTATCGGAACGCGTTCGACTATTTTTTCCCCGGTGAATGATCTGGGGCTGATTATCGTCGACCAGGAGGATGACCGGGTTTATAAGCAGGAGCAGGCGCCGCATTACCATGCCCGGGAGGTTGCTTTGATGCGCGCCCAAATCCAAGGAGCAAAGGTTATCCTGGCTAGCCACAGCCTATCTTTAGAAAGTTTTTATCTGGCGCAAAAAGAAAATCTTAAGCGTGAAATTATTCCTTCTAAGAAAGCGTATCCGCAGGTTAAGATTATCGATGTGCGCAGGCTTGCCTATGCGCAAAGAAAAAGCAAATCTTTATTTTCAAAGTTTTTGGCCGATGCCATATATGCCCAACTGGGTGAAAAAGGAAAAATCCTTCTGGTTATCAACCGCACGGGTTTTGCCACCGCAGCCGCCTGCCACAATTGCGGGGCAGCGTTGAAATGCCCGCGCTGCAATATTAATTTAGTCTTTCATTTTGAAGAGGATAAATTAAGGTGCCACCATTGTAATTTTAAGATGGAGGCCCCTAAGATCTGCCCCAGCTGCAATACCGGTTATATTAAGTATTCCGGGATAGGCACGGAGAAAGTTGAAAGCGAGCTGGCCCGGATTTTTCCCCAGGCGCGGATTAAAATAATTGGAGAGGCTAAGGAAGGTATTAATTTACTAGATGCGGATATTTTTGTGGCGACAGGTTCGGTAGTAAAACAGCAGGGGACTTTAAATTTTGATTTAATCGGAGTCTTGGCAATAGATAATTCGCTTAACCGGGTGGATTTTCGGGCGGCGGAGAAGACATTCTCTTTGCTTGCCGGGCTGGTTAGCTTGACCTCTAAAACAATGATTATTCAAAGCGCTAACGCCAACCACCATTGTTTTCAGGCGCTGGTTAAAAATGACCCGCAGTTATTTTACAGGGAGGAACTCAAACAGCGTAAACAGCTTGAGCTGGCTCCGTTTAAACACATGATTTTACTTAAGGCAAGAGGATCCGGTCTTGAAAAGGTTAAGCAGGCAGCTGCGGATTTGTTCGAAAAATTAAACGGCTTAAAAAGCAATAGTATAAAAATACTATCCCTTAATCCCGGACAGCCGCCTAAATTACGGGGTAATTTTTATTACCAGATATTGATGCGCGCATCCAGCGCGGAAAAAGCCAGCCATTTTTTAAAATTACACTTAAAAGAATGGCATTATTCAGGTATAATAGTTTCGGTAGACCTAGATCCTGTTTGA
- a CDS encoding glycosyltransferase family 9 protein translates to MSMKFLIINPFGIGDVLFTTPVIKAIKGRYPDSFIGYWSNLRVKPILSSNLQINKVFALSRGDLKKLYQESFFKGLWSALKLIWQIKKENFDICLDFSLDHRYSLFAKIIGIRQRIGFNYKGRGRFLTQRVDLAGYQDKHVVEYYLELLKFLNIPAQDKSLFLSVFPESELKAKNILALAGIEENDLVIGIVPGAGGSWGKDASYKHWPALKFAQLAERLAVELKAKILILGDESEAKISDVIVHVMRNKPIDLVGKTGLDILPAVIKNCNLLITNDGGPMHMAVALGVRTVSIFGPVSELVYGPFPFSNKHIVLKWDISCRPCYNNFRLPGCDKDRECLRSISVDAVFEASQKLLN, encoded by the coding sequence ATGTCCATGAAATTCTTAATTATAAATCCATTCGGTATCGGGGATGTTTTATTTACTACGCCGGTAATTAAGGCGATTAAGGGGCGTTATCCAGATAGTTTTATCGGGTACTGGTCGAATCTGCGGGTTAAGCCGATTCTTTCCAGTAACCTTCAAATCAACAAGGTTTTTGCCCTTTCGCGCGGAGACCTTAAAAAACTCTATCAGGAGTCATTTTTTAAGGGCTTATGGAGCGCGCTTAAACTTATCTGGCAGATAAAAAAAGAAAATTTTGACATTTGTCTTGATTTTTCCCTTGACCACCGCTATAGTTTATTCGCGAAAATAATCGGGATTAGGCAGCGGATTGGGTTCAATTATAAGGGCAGGGGAAGATTTCTTACCCAACGCGTTGATCTGGCAGGTTATCAGGATAAGCATGTAGTTGAATATTATTTAGAGCTTTTGAAATTTTTAAATATCCCCGCTCAAGATAAGAGTTTGTTCTTGTCTGTTTTTCCGGAGAGTGAATTAAAGGCAAAAAATATACTTGCTTTAGCCGGCATTGAAGAAAATGATTTGGTAATCGGTATTGTTCCCGGTGCCGGCGGCAGTTGGGGCAAGGATGCTTCCTATAAACATTGGCCGGCATTGAAATTTGCCCAGCTGGCTGAGCGGCTTGCCGTTGAGCTCAAAGCAAAGATACTGATCTTAGGCGATGAGTCGGAGGCCAAAATTTCAGATGTAATCGTGCATGTTATGCGCAATAAGCCGATAGACTTGGTGGGTAAAACCGGCTTAGATATCTTGCCGGCGGTAATTAAGAATTGTAATTTACTGATTACCAACGATGGCGGGCCCATGCATATGGCGGTGGCCTTGGGAGTGAGGACGGTTTCTATATTCGGCCCGGTGAGTGAATTAGTATATGGGCCGTTTCCGTTTAGTAATAAACATATAGTTTTAAAATGGGATATCTCCTGCCGGCCTTGTTATAATAATTTCAGGCTGCCGGGTTGTGATAAAGATAGGGAGTGTTTAAGGTCAATAAGCGTGGACGCGGTTTTTGAAGCCAGCCAAAAACTTTTAAATTAA
- the galT gene encoding galactose-1-phosphate uridylyltransferase, whose amino-acid sequence MGELRRDPVVGRWVIVDTEHPRKPEDFKHEQNIVSGTLCPFCYGNEFMTPPEISCFRDPGTAANTPGWQVRVVANKFPALQIEGELNRRGLGIYDMSNGIGAHEVLIESPYHNKDICELLPQEIENYLKMCCARMIDLKKDSRFKYIMVFRNYGAAAGASLEHPHTQLIALPMVPKNPLEEIHGARDYYNYRERCIFCDIIRQEIHDKTRLILENQYFVAFCPFVSRFPFGIMIMPKQHSGYFSHISGPEISALTQILKDTLTKLKKVFVNLAYNYIIHSAPINGETDVEYYHWHLEIMPKLTQVAGFEWGTGFYLDPTSPELAAQYLKSV is encoded by the coding sequence ATGGGTGAATTAAGAAGGGATCCGGTAGTCGGCCGCTGGGTGATTGTGGATACGGAGCATCCGAGAAAGCCGGAAGATTTTAAACATGAGCAGAATATCGTCAGTGGCACGTTATGCCCGTTTTGTTATGGTAACGAATTTATGACTCCGCCTGAAATAAGCTGTTTTCGCGATCCGGGTACCGCGGCTAATACTCCGGGCTGGCAGGTGCGCGTGGTCGCCAATAAATTTCCCGCTTTGCAGATCGAAGGAGAGCTTAACCGCCGGGGGCTGGGTATTTATGATATGTCAAACGGCATCGGCGCCCATGAAGTTTTAATTGAGAGTCCGTATCACAACAAGGATATCTGCGAACTTCTTCCGCAGGAAATCGAAAATTACCTGAAGATGTGCTGCGCGCGGATGATCGATTTAAAAAAAGACAGCCGCTTTAAATACATTATGGTTTTTCGTAATTATGGCGCTGCAGCCGGCGCCTCATTAGAGCATCCGCATACGCAGTTGATCGCTCTTCCCATGGTGCCGAAGAATCCCCTGGAGGAGATCCACGGAGCGCGTGATTATTATAATTATCGCGAGCGCTGTATATTCTGCGACATTATCCGCCAGGAGATTCATGATAAGACAAGGTTAATTTTGGAGAATCAGTATTTTGTCGCCTTCTGTCCTTTTGTTTCCCGGTTTCCATTCGGGATCATGATTATGCCTAAGCAGCATAGCGGATATTTTAGCCACATTTCAGGGCCGGAGATCTCGGCGTTAACGCAGATTTTAAAAGACACATTAACAAAATTAAAAAAAGTATTTGTAAATTTAGCGTATAATTATATAATTCATTCTGCGCCGATTAACGGTGAAACTGACGTGGAGTATTACCATTGGCATCTTGAAATTATGCCAAAGTTGACCCAAGTCGCGGGTTTTGAGTGGGGGACCGGTTTTTACCTCGATCCAACTTCACCTGAATTAGCCGCGCAGTATTTGAAATCCGTATAA
- a CDS encoding DNA-binding protein, whose translation MTLLKAFRLPAGLVNRLASLAKTTHRSETFYVTNALVHYLEDYADAQIAKDRFNDPKSKIISGRELRKQIGV comes from the coding sequence ATGACTTTATTAAAAGCATTTCGTTTACCGGCTGGATTGGTTAATCGGTTAGCCTCATTGGCAAAAACCACGCATCGCAGCGAGACTTTTTATGTTACCAATGCTTTAGTCCACTATTTAGAAGACTATGCCGACGCGCAAATTGCCAAAGACCGCTTTAATGATCCTAAATCTAAGATTATTTCTGGTAGAGAGCTAAGGAAGCAGATCGGTGTATAA
- a CDS encoding glycosyltransferase, with protein sequence MKVLITYVSAGAGHRRVAEAVYNYLKNNRRDLSLELADLLPSANPFFRFCYLAGYPFLVHYASWLWGFFFWMTKIRLTRWICRKSSLIVNYFSCRKFADYLIKEKFDLIISTHFLNSELAANLKLKNKIKAKIITIITDFGVHPFWISNGTDLYVAASKATKDKLLTMGIEESKIKDSGIPFAPNFTRNQNRVGLASKLGIKADMFTVLIMTGSFGSGPLEEIAESLCSQAQVLVVCAKNKKLFCRLQKRNLGNVKVFGFVNNAQELMAVSDIIITKPGGSSIAEFLNMELFPIFISAIPGQEQENIRILAGYGVGYALKDVRRIKELIVELKNNPRKLQALKKNAGQAAKPLACQEIASVIC encoded by the coding sequence ATGAAAGTATTAATTACTTATGTTTCAGCCGGCGCCGGCCACCGCAGGGTAGCTGAGGCGGTATATAATTATCTAAAAAATAATCGCCGGGATTTAAGCCTGGAATTGGCCGATCTTTTGCCTTCTGCTAATCCTTTTTTTCGTTTTTGCTACCTTGCCGGCTATCCTTTTTTAGTGCATTATGCCAGCTGGCTTTGGGGGTTTTTCTTCTGGATGACTAAAATCCGGCTGACCCGCTGGATTTGCCGCAAATCCTCTTTAATCGTAAATTACTTTAGCTGCCGTAAGTTCGCCGATTATCTGATCAAGGAAAAGTTCGATCTTATTATTTCCACGCATTTTCTCAATTCAGAATTAGCGGCAAATTTAAAATTAAAAAACAAAATTAAGGCAAAAATAATTACAATAATTACAGATTTCGGAGTGCATCCGTTTTGGATTTCAAACGGCACGGATCTTTATGTTGCCGCTTCCAAAGCTACCAAGGATAAATTGTTAACCATGGGGATAGAAGAATCAAAAATTAAAGATTCCGGTATTCCGTTTGCCCCTAATTTTACCAGGAATCAAAATAGGGTTGGCCTGGCATCTAAATTGGGTATTAAGGCGGATATGTTTACCGTATTGATCATGACCGGGTCATTCGGGTCCGGGCCGCTTGAGGAAATTGCCGAGAGCCTTTGTTCTCAAGCGCAGGTGCTGGTGGTTTGCGCAAAAAATAAAAAACTTTTTTGCCGCCTGCAAAAACGAAATCTAGGGAATGTGAAAGTTTTTGGATTTGTAAATAACGCGCAAGAGCTTATGGCGGTTTCCGATATTATAATTACCAAGCCCGGAGGCTCAAGCATCGCGGAATTCCTGAATATGGAGTTATTTCCTATTTTTATATCGGCAATACCGGGACAGGAGCAGGAGAATATCCGGATTTTGGCTGGTTATGGGGTAGGATACGCCTTAAAGGATGTTCGGCGGATTAAAGAGTTGATTGTTGAGCTCAAGAATAATCCGCGCAAACTCCAAGCTTTAAAAAAGAATGCCGGCCAGGCTGCCAAGCCGCTTGCCTGTCAGGAGATAGCTAGTGTTATATGCTAA
- a CDS encoding type II toxin-antitoxin system RelE/ParE family toxin, with the protein MYKVAYLDSVEDDLKKLDKSTVRKILNRIETYLACNPKELGKPLKGEFGGYWRYRWGDYRVIYKIAEREILILVLRISNRKDIYRI; encoded by the coding sequence GTGTATAAGGTTGCCTATCTTGATTCGGTTGAGGATGACCTTAAGAAGCTCGATAAATCTACAGTTAGGAAGATTCTTAATCGTATCGAAACCTATCTTGCTTGCAACCCCAAAGAATTAGGGAAACCCTTAAAAGGCGAGTTTGGCGGTTATTGGCGATACCGGTGGGGCGATTACCGCGTTATCTATAAAATAGCGGAACGCGAGATTTTGATTCTTGTCTTGCGTATTAGCAACAGAAAAGATATATATAGAATATGA
- a CDS encoding glycosyltransferase family 2 protein, translated as MAKLSVVVLTKNEESCIAACLESVKWADEIIVVDDESADKTIEIVKKYNCKVFFRKMDIEGKHRNWAYAQAANTWVLSLDADETVTPELKVEIEQAIQSSDFAAYDIPLRNFIGNYCVKYGGWYPASKVRLFQKDKFKYEESEVHPRVFIDGPCGHLRSDIIHRGYPDLEHFLNSVNRQSTLEAVKWIKTGRKMTLLWATWRAVDRFFRRYIRKKSYKDGMYGFIIAYFDSLYQILSYVKFREMQKKAGGR; from the coding sequence ATGGCTAAATTGTCGGTTGTGGTTTTGACGAAGAATGAGGAAAGTTGTATCGCCGCTTGCCTTGAGTCAGTGAAATGGGCGGATGAGATTATCGTGGTCGATGATGAGAGCGCGGATAAGACCATTGAAATTGTTAAGAAATATAATTGCAAAGTTTTCTTTAGAAAAATGGATATAGAAGGTAAGCACAGGAATTGGGCTTACGCGCAGGCGGCCAATACCTGGGTTTTGAGTTTAGATGCCGATGAAACAGTCACGCCGGAATTAAAAGTGGAAATTGAACAAGCGATCCAGTCCTCGGATTTTGCCGCCTATGATATTCCCCTGCGTAATTTTATCGGCAATTACTGTGTAAAATACGGCGGCTGGTATCCGGCTTCAAAGGTGCGCTTATTTCAAAAAGATAAATTTAAATATGAAGAGTCTGAAGTGCATCCGCGGGTTTTTATCGACGGCCCATGCGGGCATTTAAGATCCGATATTATCCACCGGGGATACCCGGACCTGGAGCATTTTTTAAATAGCGTCAACCGGCAGTCGACTCTTGAGGCGGTAAAGTGGATTAAGACCGGGCGCAAGATGACCCTGCTCTGGGCTACCTGGAGAGCCGTAGACAGGTTTTTTAGGAGATATATCCGTAAGAAATCATATAAGGATGGCATGTACGGGTTTATTATCGCTTATTTTGACAGTTTGTATCAAATATTAAGTTATGTGAAATTTAGGGAGATGCAAAAGAAGGCAGGCGGCAGATAA
- the gmhB gene encoding D-glycero-beta-D-manno-heptose 1,7-bisphosphate 7-phosphatase, with translation MKVVFLDRDGVINKYPGDKLYVTSLRKFKFLPRAKKAIALLSKNGFKIFVASNQAGVGKGTYSQKTLDLVTAKMLVDIEKAGGRIDKVYYCPHRKEMDCSCRKPKPGLLRQAAQKFKFNLKNTYFIGDTTRDIFTARAAGCKSILVLTGKEKLANQKNWEAKPDFVFKDLLAAAKFLARIQGRPKRGHPATKGVPSEDVPTKQ, from the coding sequence ATGAAAGTAGTATTTTTGGATAGGGATGGAGTAATAAATAAATATCCGGGAGATAAACTTTATGTTACTTCGTTGCGTAAATTCAAGTTTCTGCCCCGCGCAAAGAAAGCAATTGCTTTGTTGAGTAAGAATGGATTTAAAATATTTGTAGCATCTAATCAGGCTGGGGTGGGCAAGGGTACGTATAGCCAGAAAACTTTAGACCTGGTAACTGCTAAAATGCTTGTTGATATCGAGAAAGCAGGAGGCAGGATTGATAAGGTTTATTATTGCCCGCACCGTAAAGAAATGGATTGTTCATGTCGCAAGCCAAAGCCGGGGTTGCTCAGGCAGGCGGCACAAAAATTTAAATTCAATTTAAAAAACACCTATTTTATCGGCGATACAACGCGGGATATTTTTACTGCCCGGGCGGCCGGATGCAAATCCATTCTTGTATTGACCGGTAAAGAAAAACTGGCAAACCAAAAAAACTGGGAAGCAAAACCGGATTTTGTATTCAAGGATCTCCTGGCAGCAGCTAAATTCTTAGCTAGAATTCAGGGACGTCCTAAAAGGGGACACCCTGCTACTAAGGGTGTCCCCTCAGAGGACGTCCCCACAAAACAATGA